The Marispirochaeta aestuarii genome contains the following window.
TGAAACACATGGGGGGCATTCCCCGCTTTCGATGCCGCTTTGACTTTGTTCAAGGTGTCGTTGTACGATCCAGTGTATTGTACCTCAACTTTTATATTTGGATTGGCCTTCATAAAATCATCCACTATTCCCTGGATGAGATCAATTCTTGAGCCTCCCATGGCATGCCAGAATTGAATAGTCACCGGTTCTGTGATTTCCACTGTCTCTTTTTCACCTGCGGCAGTCTGTTCCGGCTGCCCGCCTGAGAAAAGTGGAAATACAATTAAGAGCAGGCTGCATGTAACTAGTAGAACATTTTTCATACGCACTCTCCTAATCTGGATTTTTATTGTGGATGTTTCCCCTCTTTCTATTAAATATCCGTTATAAGTATTTGTCAAATTATCTTCCGTCTCAGGTCGCAGCTCTATGGATATATATAGAAAAATAGAGATTATATTCTGAAGTATATGACTTTCTTCGGATTTTTCTTTTATTCATTCTCGATGGCAGAGGCTCTTTCCCTGACTTGGTGACATAGGTGCCGCAGTTATCTGGCCCTGGAGAGGGCAGTTGAATACGTGAATACATTTTTCACATTATCCCGTACCAGATTCATAATAGGTGCGGTTTTCTCTTCCTGGTCTTTTGACCATATCAATCAGGATTGTAATATTGACAGAAGCGGAGTAGGATACTTTATGGCCCGGTTCGATCGTTATCTCCGGCGTTTGTTGTATATAGTATTTCTCTTCTTTCTGTTTCTTGATTTTCCGAGTGATTGGGAACAAAGGATAATTCTGCTGGCTGTGTCCGGTGTTTCGTTACTGGCCGGACTGTTCTTCGCAGAAATATGGTGGGGCGAACATTCTTTTTTTCAAAACAGACTGGTAATTGCATCGGAACTTGTCCTTGCCTCCTGTGCGGCATCATTTTTCTCCTTGCCTCATTTTCTGTTTTTCACTCCCGTCATTGCACTGCGAATGGGATTGCTCTTTGCCGATGAATCAGGCTGGAAGCAGCGGATTGCACTGGTGATGACCTCCGTTCCTCCTCTACTGGCGGGGATAGCGGCAAGTCCCCCGGCGCTGACACTGTATCTTGCAGCAGCCCTTGCGGCTTCCTGCGCCGCCTGTTTTTCCATGCTTTTTCATCGTGAGCAGAAATCAATCCGCCTGGAAACTGAAAAGAACCTTCAAACGAAGGATGCCATTCTTTCAACCCTGGCCCACGAGGTTCGCACGCCTCTTACCGTTATCCAGTCCACCGTCGATATCATGTGTGAAGGCAGGGGCGGTCCCTTGAGTCCACGGCAGTATCAGTTTCTCCAGTCCGTGGGGAGCAATGTACGCAGACTGGTAACACTCTCCGACGCCATTCTTGCCAGTATACGAGTGGAGAGTGCCTGGTTTACGGTCAGTCTGCACCCCATTGATATCCGGCGGTTAATAAAGGATGTTGCAGTTCATATGCGGCCCGTCCTGGAGGAAAAACAGATCGAACTTCGCTACTCGTTTCCGAAACTCCTGTCCCGTCCGCCTGCGGATGAAGGATGGATACATCAGGTGCTGGTAAATCTTGTTCATAACGCGGTCAAGCATCTTCGCTATGGAGGACGGATCATTATTTCCGTAAACGAAAATGAACAGGCCATGGTTGTTTCTGTCAGCGATAATGGTTCCGGAATACGGCTGGGGGAACGAGCCAAGGTCTTCAATGAGTTTTTTCAGGGAGACAGCTGGTCGGATGAACAGCTGGACGGTGCCGGATTAGGACTGGCCATTGTCAAGAAGGTAATCGAAAAGCATAATGGAAAGGTATATGTCAGCTCTGTGGAACATGTGGGTACTACTGTCTCCTTTACGCTGCCTCATCATGAGGAAGATGATCAGTGAGTGATACTGCGAAAAAGATCCTTGTGGTGGATGACGAACCGCATATTCTGGATCTTCTTCATTTTCTCCTCACCGATGAAGGATACCTCGTTACTGCCGCGGATACCGGAGAGACGGCCATCGAGCTCGCCGGACATGAGGATTTCGACCTGGTAATACTGGATCTCGCGCTGCCGGGAATAGACGGTTTTTCCGTGTGCCGGCGACTGCAGAATCAGAATATACCCGTGCTTATGCTCAGCAGTTACGATGAGGATGATTATGTTGTGTCCGGTCTGGAGACGGGCGCCCTCGATTATGTCCGAAAACCATTCAATCACCGGGAGCTGATTCTCAGGGTGGCCAATCTTGTCGACAGAAACACGAGCTTGAAAACGCCGAAAACCCTGATCAGTGAGGATGTCCGGATTAATCTTGATACGG
Protein-coding sequences here:
- a CDS encoding sensor histidine kinase; amino-acid sequence: MARFDRYLRRLLYIVFLFFLFLDFPSDWEQRIILLAVSGVSLLAGLFFAEIWWGEHSFFQNRLVIASELVLASCAASFFSLPHFLFFTPVIALRMGLLFADESGWKQRIALVMTSVPPLLAGIAASPPALTLYLAAALAASCAACFSMLFHREQKSIRLETEKNLQTKDAILSTLAHEVRTPLTVIQSTVDIMCEGRGGPLSPRQYQFLQSVGSNVRRLVTLSDAILASIRVESAWFTVSLHPIDIRRLIKDVAVHMRPVLEEKQIELRYSFPKLLSRPPADEGWIHQVLVNLVHNAVKHLRYGGRIIISVNENEQAMVVSVSDNGSGIRLGERAKVFNEFFQGDSWSDEQLDGAGLGLAIVKKVIEKHNGKVYVSSVEHVGTTVSFTLPHHEEDDQ
- a CDS encoding response regulator transcription factor, giving the protein MSDTAKKILVVDDEPHILDLLHFLLTDEGYLVTAADTGETAIELAGHEDFDLVILDLALPGIDGFSVCRRLQNQNIPVLMLSSYDEDDYVVSGLETGALDYVRKPFNHRELILRVANLVDRNTSLKTPKTLISEDVRINLDTEEVICRGRVIRLTPTEYLLLKLLMSRQGMVLSSEDILHEVWDADEWDGYRQMVKVNIQRLRNKIEKYPRNPVMIVNQWGRGYRFVPTVTVS